A genome region from Rickettsiales endosymbiont of Stachyamoeba lipophora includes the following:
- a CDS encoding winged helix-turn-helix domain-containing protein has product MTTAVKSPFSPLVLIADDKNLSLSKVNLEKSLRDSGFITTYETSAQQAMRYLKNSVPNIIIIAEELDGMTANELCLYARTIERLKFSVIFIITSTKSYINKVSLEEGGPQEYIEYVEAGSMIYKIKEYYKAYRSPESARILRHHDIELNLNTYRVTRNNREIKLGPTEFKILQCFLEYPKNVLSRDFIMSYVWGKTNPIESRTIDVHINRLRTALKNNPDELPIIETIRSLGYCLRRISEEEN; this is encoded by the coding sequence ATGACTACAGCAGTAAAAAGTCCTTTCAGCCCTTTAGTGTTGATTGCAGATGATAAAAATTTGAGTTTATCGAAAGTAAACTTAGAAAAGAGCTTAAGAGATAGCGGCTTCATTACTACATATGAAACCTCTGCCCAACAAGCTATGAGATATTTAAAAAACAGCGTTCCTAATATTATTATTATAGCTGAAGAACTCGATGGCATGACAGCAAATGAACTATGTCTTTATGCTAGAACCATTGAGAGATTGAAATTTAGTGTGATTTTTATCATAACTTCAACTAAATCTTATATTAACAAGGTATCGTTGGAAGAAGGCGGGCCGCAAGAATATATTGAATATGTTGAAGCTGGTTCGATGATTTATAAAATTAAAGAATATTATAAAGCCTATCGCTCACCTGAGTCAGCAAGAATTTTAAGGCATCACGATATAGAGCTTAACCTTAACACCTATCGTGTTACCCGCAATAATCGTGAAATTAAATTAGGCCCTACAGAATTTAAAATTTTGCAATGCTTTTTAGAATACCCTAAAAATGTTTTGTCACGTGATTTTATTATGTCTTATGTATGGGGTAAGACCAACCCTATTGAATCTCGTACAATAGATGTACATATCAATAGGTTACGTACAGCACTTAAAAATAATCCTGATGAACTACCTATTATAGAAACTATTAGGTCCCTTGGTTATTGCCTAAGAAGAATTAGTGAGGAGGAGAATTAA
- the ispH gene encoding 4-hydroxy-3-methylbut-2-enyl diphosphate reductase — translation MKIILAQPRGFCAGVERAIDIVEQTIQKYGPPVYVRHEIVHNKYVVEDLRKKGAIFVEEIDEIPTGAITIFSAHGVSEMVEINANQRKLDVIDATCPLVTKVHREAQSLEAMGRQIIMIGHTNHPEVIGTSGRVTQEVTLVSGLSDVTQIEVKNPDNLGYITQTTLSVDETREIIDALKQRFPTIKGPDLKDICYATQNRQNAVRELCKDIDLLLVIGSENSSNSNRLCDLGNELGVKSYLINTYHDINSQWILSSKKAVGITAGASAPEQLVEQVISHILSISNMEVTTMSGVEESMKFKLPKKLLEAVV, via the coding sequence ATGAAAATTATTCTAGCTCAACCACGAGGATTTTGCGCAGGGGTCGAAAGAGCAATAGATATAGTTGAACAAACCATACAAAAATATGGCCCTCCAGTTTATGTAAGACATGAAATAGTACATAATAAATATGTAGTTGAAGACCTTAGAAAAAAAGGGGCTATCTTTGTAGAGGAAATTGATGAAATTCCAACAGGTGCTATAACGATTTTTAGCGCTCACGGAGTATCTGAAATGGTTGAGATTAACGCCAATCAAAGAAAATTAGATGTTATTGATGCCACATGCCCGCTTGTTACTAAAGTTCATAGAGAAGCTCAAAGCTTAGAAGCTATGGGCAGACAAATTATTATGATAGGACACACCAATCATCCTGAGGTAATCGGCACTTCTGGTAGAGTAACCCAGGAAGTTACTTTAGTTTCGGGGTTAAGTGATGTAACGCAAATAGAAGTTAAAAACCCAGACAACCTAGGTTATATTACGCAGACAACTTTAAGTGTAGATGAAACCAGAGAAATTATTGATGCCTTAAAACAGCGCTTTCCTACAATTAAAGGACCTGATTTAAAAGATATTTGTTATGCCACCCAAAACCGACAAAATGCAGTAAGAGAGCTATGTAAAGATATCGACCTACTGTTAGTAATTGGTTCAGAAAATAGCTCAAACTCTAATAGACTGTGTGATTTAGGTAATGAGCTAGGTGTAAAAAGCTATCTAATTAATACCTATCATGATATTAATTCTCAATGGATTCTTAGCAGTAAAAAGGCTGTTGGTATTACCGCTGGTGCTTCTGCCCCTGAACAATTGGTTGAGCAAGTGATTAGCCATATTCTATCTATTAGCAATATGGAGGTTACCACTATGAGTGGCGTAGAAGAAAGTATGAAATTTAAATTACCAAAAAAATTATTAGAAGCAGTTGTATAA
- a CDS encoding pentapeptide repeat-containing protein produces MFRYFYIIAFLFINNAHAGFDFFKKPDLPTVLNLENYIIYSKNNAKPIDLVKQYGENLDGLNMGKVYARQIVVESASLKESNFDLTNIEQGYFQDVKMRGATFKAADASSAIFIGVDFRDADFGLADLSFASFVNCNLNNAKFSGANLTSAVFFNSTLSGVQFDGANLENVKLAGNDLSLSNFNNAKLIKANLVNANLERSTFKRANLFMAKLNNANVKDAEFYECDLTRADIRGIRIKEAKFSDNKLTRTKTYPLKNVDYEYQKVIEDYTYNN; encoded by the coding sequence ATGTTTAGATATTTTTATATTATAGCCTTTTTATTTATTAATAATGCTCATGCTGGCTTTGATTTTTTTAAAAAACCAGATTTACCAACCGTCTTAAACCTAGAAAATTATATTATTTATAGCAAAAATAATGCTAAACCCATTGATTTAGTTAAGCAATATGGTGAAAATCTAGATGGCTTAAATATGGGCAAAGTATATGCACGCCAGATAGTAGTAGAATCAGCAAGTTTAAAAGAATCTAATTTTGATCTTACTAACATTGAGCAAGGGTATTTTCAAGATGTTAAAATGCGAGGTGCAACATTTAAAGCGGCTGATGCTAGTAGTGCCATATTTATTGGAGTTGATTTTAGAGACGCAGATTTTGGGTTGGCTGATTTGAGTTTTGCTAGCTTTGTTAATTGCAATCTTAATAATGCTAAATTTTCAGGTGCTAATTTGACTAGTGCTGTATTTTTTAATTCTACGTTAAGCGGAGTGCAATTTGACGGTGCTAACTTAGAAAATGTTAAACTTGCAGGAAATGACCTAAGTTTAAGTAATTTTAATAATGCAAAATTAATTAAAGCAAATCTTGTAAATGCTAATTTGGAAAGAAGCACTTTTAAAAGAGCTAATTTATTTATGGCTAAATTAAATAATGCTAATGTTAAAGATGCAGAATTTTACGAATGTGATTTAACAAGAGCAGATATTCGTGGCATTAGAATAAAAGAAGCAAAATTTAGTGATAATAAGCTTACTAGGACAAAAACCTATCCTCTTAAAAATGTCGATTATGAATATCAAAAAGTAATAGAAGATTATACCTATAACAATTAA
- the pstC gene encoding phosphate ABC transporter permease subunit PstC: protein MSISHFTSFLSGILGFFGYFIAVYRIRYQTSPSRKSVSQLKYYGYITFLYTTLAAVVGLLVAYYAEGAASHKLIKYLPINLSFITLILCIFSLNRSFNAQFHLEKWFKIFILSISSISILGVIATIGIILNYSLQFFAKVNFFDFLFGLTWNPTMADKDLSHAFGIMPLLFGTFYISAIAIGFAAPIAINAAIYLSEYSGKKVRNLLKPAVEMLAAIPSIVYGYLGLIYISPVIKIIGETIHLSATTENTLSTGLLIGMMMIPMIMSLSDDVIRSIPKDLRFSALALGLTKHETIKNVIIPAAKPGILAVIILAISRAVGETMIVIMCAGLNSEIKVNPFQAVSTFTAQITNLLIGDDAFDSPKTLSAFALALILIIFTMTLNLIANKIVKHYKEKYGYNF, encoded by the coding sequence ATGAGTATTAGCCATTTCACTTCATTTTTATCAGGTATTTTAGGCTTTTTTGGCTACTTTATTGCTGTTTATAGAATAAGATACCAAACGTCTCCCTCACGTAAGAGCGTTTCTCAGTTAAAATATTACGGGTATATAACCTTTCTATATACTACTCTCGCTGCAGTAGTAGGTTTACTGGTTGCTTATTATGCCGAAGGCGCAGCTTCTCATAAATTAATTAAATATCTACCTATAAATTTGAGCTTTATAACATTAATATTATGCATATTTAGCTTGAATCGTTCATTTAATGCTCAATTTCATTTAGAGAAATGGTTTAAAATATTTATTCTAAGTATAAGCTCTATAAGTATACTGGGAGTAATAGCCACAATTGGCATTATACTTAATTATAGTTTACAGTTTTTTGCAAAAGTAAATTTTTTTGATTTCTTATTTGGCCTCACCTGGAATCCCACTATGGCGGATAAGGATTTATCACACGCTTTTGGTATTATGCCTCTACTATTTGGAACTTTTTATATTAGCGCTATTGCAATTGGATTTGCAGCCCCTATAGCTATTAATGCAGCCATTTATCTTAGTGAATATTCAGGGAAAAAAGTAAGAAACCTGCTAAAACCCGCAGTAGAAATGCTAGCTGCTATTCCTTCAATAGTTTATGGGTATTTAGGTTTAATATATATTTCCCCTGTTATTAAAATTATCGGGGAAACAATCCATCTTTCTGCTACCACTGAAAATACTCTTTCGACTGGTTTACTGATCGGAATGATGATGATTCCAATGATTATGTCTTTAAGTGATGATGTCATTAGAAGTATTCCTAAAGATTTAAGATTTTCCGCTTTGGCGCTTGGTCTTACTAAACACGAAACTATTAAAAATGTAATTATACCCGCAGCAAAGCCAGGAATCTTAGCAGTAATTATCTTAGCTATTTCACGAGCTGTTGGCGAAACGATGATTGTTATAATGTGCGCAGGTTTAAATTCAGAAATTAAAGTAAATCCATTTCAAGCAGTTTCTACCTTTACCGCGCAGATTACTAATTTACTGATAGGAGATGATGCATTTGATAGCCCTAAAACTTTATCTGCATTCGCACTTGCGCTTATCTTAATTATATTTACTATGACGCTCAACTTAATTGCTAATAAAATTGTAAAACATTATAAAGAGAAATATGGCTACAATTTCTAA
- a CDS encoding 3-hydroxybutyrate dehydrogenase, which translates to MKTALVTGSTSGIGLAIAEKLAKAGFNLCINGFGDLQEINKLCLQLSDEFNITTVYHPADLSKKEQVTELIEYTYKTFNKIDVLVNNAGIQYVSPIEEFPDAKWQQIIDINLSAVFYSIKHALPIMRQQQWGRIINIASTHGQVASVNKSAYVASKHGIIGLTKVTALETAGSGITCNAICPGWVHTPLVQKQIDAIAEQNHLTNEEATIKLLAEKQPSKIFTKPGDIGDMVVFLTTEAGNNITGTNLTLDGGWTAQ; encoded by the coding sequence ATGAAAACAGCTCTTGTTACCGGATCTACAAGTGGTATTGGCCTAGCTATAGCTGAGAAATTAGCCAAAGCCGGATTTAATTTATGCATCAATGGATTTGGCGACCTACAAGAGATTAACAAACTATGCTTACAACTAAGTGATGAATTTAATATTACCACAGTTTATCACCCTGCAGATTTAAGTAAAAAGGAACAAGTAACAGAACTTATTGAGTATACTTATAAAACTTTTAATAAAATAGATGTACTTGTTAATAACGCAGGCATTCAATATGTCTCACCTATTGAAGAATTTCCTGATGCTAAGTGGCAACAAATAATTGATATTAACCTTTCAGCAGTTTTTTATAGTATTAAACATGCTTTACCCATTATGAGACAGCAACAATGGGGAAGAATTATTAATATTGCCTCCACTCACGGTCAAGTTGCTTCAGTCAACAAATCTGCATATGTGGCAAGCAAGCATGGCATTATCGGACTAACTAAAGTTACCGCTCTTGAAACTGCCGGTAGCGGCATTACTTGTAATGCTATCTGCCCTGGGTGGGTGCATACTCCCTTAGTCCAAAAACAGATTGATGCAATCGCTGAACAAAACCACCTTACCAATGAAGAAGCGACCATTAAATTACTTGCAGAAAAGCAACCATCTAAAATTTTTACTAAACCTGGCGATATTGGGGATATGGTAGTATTTTTGACTACCGAAGCTGGTAATAATATTACCGGAACAAATTTAACCTTAGATGGTGGCTGGACAGCTCAATAA
- the pstB gene encoding phosphate ABC transporter ATP-binding protein PstB, whose product MSIAGSDITNNKLNPKVTVQAVNLFYNDKQALFDINMEIYQHKVTALIGPSGCGKSSFLRCLNRMNDLIEGCSVTGQILIDRHNILEKNLDVVRLRTKVGMVFQKPNPFPRSIYENIVYAPRIHGLVKKNSKEEQELVEQSLIQTGLFDEVKDRLHSPATNLSGGQQQRLCIARAIAIKPEVILMDEPCSALDPISTTKIEALIEDLKLKYTIIIVTHSMQQAARTSDYTAFFNLGKIVEYNTTQNIFTNPEQSITQDYITGRYG is encoded by the coding sequence ATGAGTATCGCTGGTAGTGACATTACTAACAATAAATTAAACCCTAAAGTAACCGTACAAGCTGTTAACTTATTTTATAACGATAAACAAGCTTTATTCGATATAAACATGGAGATTTATCAGCATAAAGTTACTGCTCTTATAGGACCATCTGGCTGTGGCAAATCTTCCTTCTTACGTTGTTTAAACCGTATGAATGATTTAATAGAAGGTTGCAGCGTTACCGGACAAATACTAATAGATCGTCATAACATTTTAGAAAAAAACCTTGATGTAGTAAGACTTAGAACTAAAGTTGGGATGGTTTTTCAAAAACCCAATCCCTTTCCACGTTCAATTTATGAAAATATAGTTTATGCACCACGTATACATGGATTGGTTAAAAAGAACTCTAAAGAAGAACAAGAACTAGTTGAACAAAGCTTAATACAAACGGGCCTTTTTGATGAAGTTAAAGATAGGCTTCATTCACCTGCAACCAACCTTTCTGGTGGACAACAGCAACGTTTATGCATTGCAAGAGCTATAGCGATTAAACCTGAAGTAATTTTAATGGATGAACCTTGTTCAGCTTTAGACCCTATATCTACTACTAAAATTGAAGCTTTGATTGAGGATTTAAAACTTAAATATACCATTATTATTGTCACTCATTCAATGCAGCAAGCCGCCCGCACTTCTGATTACACGGCATTCTTTAATTTAGGTAAAATAGTAGAATATAATACTACCCAGAATATTTTTACCAATCCAGAGCAAAGTATTACGCAAGATTATATAACCGGAAGATATGGGTAG
- the groES gene encoding co-chaperone GroES yields MAKFVPLKDRVAIERIDEESTTAGGIIIPDTAKEKPSKGKVIAVGQGVRDENGKLISLDVKVGDTVLFAKWAGTEIKLDGKEVLVMKESDLIGILEN; encoded by the coding sequence ATGGCAAAATTTGTTCCACTAAAGGATCGTGTTGCTATCGAACGTATTGACGAAGAGAGCACCACCGCAGGAGGAATTATTATTCCAGATACAGCCAAAGAAAAACCATCAAAGGGCAAAGTAATAGCTGTTGGCCAAGGTGTTAGGGATGAAAATGGTAAGTTAATTTCACTTGATGTTAAAGTTGGCGACACCGTATTGTTTGCTAAATGGGCTGGTACAGAAATCAAGCTTGATGGCAAAGAAGTATTAGTTATGAAAGAAAGTGACCTTATTGGTATTTTAGAAAATTAA
- the groL gene encoding chaperonin GroEL (60 kDa chaperone family; promotes refolding of misfolded polypeptides especially under stressful conditions; forms two stacked rings of heptamers to form a barrel-shaped 14mer; ends can be capped by GroES; misfolded proteins enter the barrel where they are refolded when GroES binds): MSAKIIEHNMSVRQKMIEGANQLADAVAVTLGPKGRNVVIEKKFGAPHITKDGVTVAKAIELKDPFLNLGAQLVKEVASKTNDLTGDGTTTATVLARAIINEGHKIVSAGYNPMDVKRGIDKAVDAIKEHIAKVSKSIGSENEISQVATISANGDKEIGEKLAEAMKRVGKEGVITVEENKGLGFDIDVVEGMMFDRGYLSPYFVTNGEKMTAELDRPFILLYEKKLTALQPMLPLLEAVVQSGRPLLIIAEDIEGEALATLVVNRLRGGLKVAAVKAPGFGDRRKAMLDDIAILTGGQVISEDLGMKLESVNVSMLGTCKRVVITKDHTTIVDGEGDKNDIQARCNQIRKQVEETTSDYDREKLQERLAKLSGGVAVLKVGGATEVEVKERKDRVDDALNATRAAVAEGVVAGGGVTLFYAARILENLQVENDDQKAGVKIIKRALEAPLRQIAANAGIDGAVVVSKLVDSKDNNYGFDAQNHEYVDMLKAGIIDPTKVVRTALEDAASVAGLFITTEAAIVDMPEDNKPAGMPAGGMGGMGGMGGMDF, translated from the coding sequence ATGTCCGCAAAAATAATTGAACATAATATGAGTGTTCGTCAAAAAATGATTGAGGGTGCAAATCAGCTTGCTGATGCTGTTGCTGTAACTCTTGGTCCTAAAGGTCGTAATGTTGTTATTGAAAAGAAATTTGGTGCGCCGCATATTACTAAAGATGGTGTAACGGTTGCTAAAGCAATTGAGCTTAAAGATCCTTTCTTAAATTTGGGTGCACAACTTGTTAAAGAAGTGGCCTCTAAAACTAATGATTTAACAGGCGACGGTACTACTACAGCAACCGTCCTAGCACGTGCAATTATTAATGAAGGTCATAAGATCGTCAGTGCTGGTTACAATCCTATGGATGTTAAGCGTGGTATTGATAAAGCAGTTGATGCAATTAAAGAACATATTGCTAAAGTTAGTAAGTCAATTGGTTCTGAGAATGAAATTTCTCAAGTTGCTACCATTTCTGCCAATGGCGATAAAGAAATTGGCGAAAAACTTGCTGAAGCAATGAAAAGAGTAGGCAAAGAAGGTGTAATCACTGTTGAAGAAAACAAAGGTTTAGGCTTTGATATTGACGTGGTTGAAGGTATGATGTTTGACCGTGGATATCTTTCACCATATTTTGTAACCAATGGTGAAAAAATGACTGCTGAGCTTGATAGGCCTTTCATTCTTCTTTACGAAAAAAAGCTTACAGCTCTCCAACCAATGTTACCACTTTTAGAAGCGGTAGTACAATCAGGTCGTCCGCTTTTAATTATAGCTGAAGATATTGAAGGTGAAGCACTTGCAACTTTAGTAGTTAATAGGCTTCGTGGTGGTCTTAAAGTGGCTGCTGTAAAAGCTCCAGGTTTTGGTGATAGAAGAAAAGCAATGTTAGATGATATTGCAATTCTTACTGGCGGGCAAGTAATTAGCGAAGACCTTGGCATGAAACTTGAGAGTGTCAATGTAAGCATGCTTGGTACTTGTAAACGTGTAGTTATTACTAAAGATCATACTACAATTGTAGATGGCGAAGGTGATAAAAATGATATTCAAGCAAGATGTAATCAAATTCGTAAGCAAGTTGAAGAAACTACTTCTGATTATGATCGTGAAAAGCTACAAGAGCGTTTGGCTAAACTTTCAGGCGGTGTAGCTGTACTTAAAGTTGGTGGTGCTACTGAAGTTGAAGTGAAAGAGCGTAAAGATCGTGTAGATGACGCATTAAATGCAACTCGTGCAGCAGTAGCTGAAGGTGTGGTTGCAGGTGGTGGTGTAACACTTTTTTATGCAGCTAGAATTCTTGAAAATCTTCAAGTAGAAAATGATGATCAAAAGGCCGGTGTAAAAATTATTAAACGTGCACTTGAAGCTCCGCTTCGTCAAATTGCAGCTAATGCAGGAATTGATGGTGCAGTAGTGGTTTCAAAGTTAGTTGATAGCAAGGATAATAATTATGGTTTTGATGCTCAAAATCATGAATATGTTGATATGCTTAAAGCTGGTATCATTGATCCAACTAAAGTAGTACGTACTGCACTTGAAGATGCAGCTTCTGTTGCTGGTCTCTTTATTACTACTGAGGCAGCAATTGTTGATATGCCTGAAGATAATAAGCCTGCTGGGATGCCAGCTGGTGGAATGGGTGGCATGGGTGGCATGGGCGGAATGGATTTCTAA
- a CDS encoding PstA family ABC transporter permease, with protein sequence MATISNLSKRYQKQRKFERKIKLSLYFIMLVLVVMMGTIFINGLSGFSSYYLKIDLPDQELKNLTEEQLLTYNFTPEELPIIQRILGHNQLKRLLKGNLGIKTKYELKLTDNMPSLTREHVEIKKLYKSFKSQKRIIRKINFDIIINNDSRYPENTGLLGSITGSLLTVMVALLISLPIGVITGIYLEEIAKNNWLKNLIEANINNLAAIPSIIYGLLGLSIFIAIFHIPRSSALLAGLSMSIMTLPLIIISTRQSLKAIPQSLRQGVTALGISQSQLIIDHLLPLTIPGIMSGTIFTVSRILGETAPLLMLGLVAFIANTATNILEPTTTLTVQIYLWSIGIEKAYITKTFTAIMVLLIVISLLNLSAFIIRKKYEYRW encoded by the coding sequence ATGGCTACAATTTCTAATTTATCCAAACGTTATCAAAAACAGCGCAAATTTGAGCGAAAAATTAAATTATCACTCTATTTTATTATGCTTGTCCTTGTTGTTATGATGGGTACTATTTTTATTAATGGGCTTAGTGGATTTTCTTCATATTATCTTAAAATTGATTTACCGGATCAGGAACTGAAAAATTTAACCGAAGAACAGCTCCTTACTTATAATTTTACCCCAGAGGAATTACCAATAATCCAAAGGATTTTAGGGCACAATCAACTCAAAAGATTGCTTAAAGGTAACCTTGGAATTAAGACTAAATATGAGCTTAAACTTACTGATAATATGCCGTCCCTAACCAGAGAACATGTAGAGATAAAGAAGCTATATAAGTCTTTTAAGAGCCAGAAAAGAATTATCAGAAAAATCAATTTTGATATTATTATTAATAATGATTCACGATATCCTGAAAATACTGGATTGCTTGGCTCAATTACCGGATCATTACTGACAGTAATGGTAGCATTACTAATTAGCTTGCCAATTGGGGTGATCACAGGCATTTATCTTGAAGAAATTGCAAAAAACAACTGGTTAAAAAACCTAATAGAAGCCAATATTAATAATCTTGCAGCCATACCCTCAATTATTTATGGGCTGCTAGGATTAAGTATTTTTATAGCTATTTTTCATATACCCAGGTCTTCCGCATTACTTGCTGGATTATCTATGAGCATCATGACCTTACCACTAATTATTATCAGTACTAGGCAATCATTAAAGGCAATTCCCCAAAGTTTAAGACAAGGTGTAACCGCATTGGGTATTTCACAAAGCCAACTTATTATTGACCATCTTTTGCCATTAACTATTCCTGGTATTATGAGTGGTACAATCTTTACGGTAAGTAGAATATTAGGTGAAACTGCACCTTTATTAATGCTTGGCTTGGTCGCTTTTATTGCCAATACTGCAACGAATATTCTTGAACCTACTACCACGTTGACTGTACAAATTTATTTATGGTCAATAGGTATTGAGAAAGCCTATATTACCAAAACTTTTACAGCCATTATGGTATTACTAATCGTAATTTCTTTACTAAATTTATCAGCATTTATAATAAGGAAAAAATATGAGTATCGCTGGTAG
- the motA gene encoding flagellar motor stator protein MotA, translating to MLSIIGIIVTFIMVFGGYGLAGGKFAVILHALPHEMITICGAVVGAFLVANKSDIVKATLRDFKVIFVKPAWTKDDYLDLLWMLFQICKTMRSKGLLEIEKHLEKPEESELFNQNAKILHDHFALDFIVSTLRLMTMNMDNPYQMDDLLEAQIEKHHHESLETSHALQSVADGLPAIGIVAAVLGVIKTMASIDQPPTILGAMIGGALVGTFLGVFLAYCFIGPMSQKVKAYYDDHSKLYIVIKKVFVAHLQGHAPQISCEMGRSNIPTHEQPTFLEVEEMQQNRK from the coding sequence ATGCTCTCAATAATTGGTATTATCGTAACTTTTATCATGGTGTTTGGTGGGTATGGGCTTGCTGGAGGTAAATTTGCGGTAATTCTTCATGCTCTTCCACATGAAATGATAACTATATGCGGAGCAGTGGTAGGGGCTTTTTTAGTTGCAAATAAATCGGATATTGTTAAGGCTACATTGCGTGATTTTAAAGTTATTTTTGTTAAACCAGCTTGGACAAAAGATGATTATCTTGATCTATTATGGATGTTGTTCCAAATTTGTAAAACTATGCGTAGTAAAGGTTTGCTTGAAATTGAAAAGCACCTAGAAAAACCTGAGGAAAGTGAGCTTTTTAATCAAAATGCTAAAATATTGCACGATCATTTTGCCCTAGATTTTATAGTAAGCACATTAAGGCTTATGACGATGAATATGGATAACCCATATCAGATGGATGATTTGCTTGAGGCTCAAATAGAGAAACATCATCATGAGTCTTTAGAAACTTCTCATGCGCTCCAAAGTGTAGCGGATGGATTGCCTGCCATTGGTATCGTAGCTGCGGTTCTTGGGGTAATTAAAACCATGGCCAGTATTGATCAACCTCCTACAATATTGGGTGCAATGATTGGTGGGGCGTTGGTAGGAACGTTTTTAGGGGTGTTCTTAGCTTATTGTTTTATTGGACCAATGTCTCAAAAAGTTAAAGCTTACTATGACGACCATTCTAAGCTTTATATAGTGATTAAAAAAGTTTTTGTAGCGCATCTGCAAGGGCATGCGCCTCAAATTTCTTGTGAAATGGGTAGAAGTAATATTCCCACTCATGAACAACCAACTTTCTTAGAAGTTGAAGAAATGCAGCAGAATCGTAAATAA